The following is a genomic window from Ethanoligenens harbinense YUAN-3.
AGCCGGGTGCGTCCCTGCCCGCCCTGATAGCAGCGGCAGTCCATGGCCAGAGCCAGTTCATCCGCCCGCCGGAATGCCGAGACGAACAGCGGGATGAGAATGGGCAGCAGCGCCTTCACGCGGCGCAGCAGGTTGCCGCTTTCGAAATCTGCGCCGCGCGCCTTCTGTGCTTGCATGATCTTGTCGGTTTCCTCCGTCAGCGTGGGAATGAAGCGCAGGGCGATGGTCATCATCATGGAAAGTTCATGCACCGGCAGTTTCAGTTTGGCGAGCGGGGAGAGTAGCACGTCCAGTCCGTCCGTCAGCATAATGGGGGAGGTGGTGTAGGTGAGCATGGAGGCCCCGATGATGAGGAAGATAACCCGCACCGACATAAACACCGCCGTGGCGATGCCCTCACGCGTGATGGTGAAGATCCAGACATGCGCCAGCGCATGGCCGGGCACGTAGAAGATGTTGACCACCCCGGCCAGCAGGATGACGAACAGTAGCGGCCTGATGCCGGAAAGCAGCATGCGCATCGGGATATGCGCCAGCACCGCTACCAGCAGGATGAACGCCGCGGCGACCGCCAGCCCGGCGGGAGTCGCCGCGGTGAACAGCGCAGCCATATACAGCAGCGCGAGCAGGGTTTTCATGCGCGGGTCCATTCGGTGTACGACGGACTCGCCGGGGAAAAACTGCCCGATGGTGATATCCCGTATCATCGGCCCGCCTCCTTCAACACCCGCAAAATTTCATCTTTGCCCTGCTCGATGGTATAGACCGTGTCGTGTACGGAAAAGCCCATCTCTTTCAAGCGCAGAAACACCCGCGTAATCTGCGGCACGTCCAGCCCCATCTCCAGCAGCTCGCGGGAGCGGGCAAAGGTGGCGGGCACCGTGTCATACAGCAAGGCCTTGCCCTTGTCCATCACCAGCACGCGGGTGGCCAGCCGGGCGATGTCCTCCATGCTGTGGGAGACGAGCAGCACCGTGTTGCCCTGCGTGCGCTGATAGTCGCGGATGCGGGCGAGGATGGATTCGCGGCCGCGCGGGTCCAGCCCGGCGGCAGGCTCGTCCAATATCAGCACCTTCGGGCGCATGGCGAGCACGCCCGCGATGGCCACCCGACGCTTCTGCCCGCCTGAGAGCGCAAACGGGGATTTATCGAGCCAGTCCGGCTCCACGCCTACGAAATCGGCGGCCTCGCGCACCCGCTCGTCGATCTCCGTGTCGCTAAGCCCCATGTTGTGCGGGCCGAACGCGATGTCCTTATAAACCGTTTCCTCAAAGAGCTGGTATTCGGGATACTGGAACACCAGCCCGACGAGAAAACGCAAGGCGCGTTTGTCGGCGTTTTTTGCCCAGATATCGTTGCCGTCGATGAGCACGCGGCCGCTGCCGGGCTTGAGCAGGCCGTTGAAATGCTGGAGCAGCGTGGATTTGCCGGAGCCGGTGTGGCCGATGACCCCGACGAATTCCCCTTCCTCAATGGAGAGATCCACATGATCCAGCGCGATCTGCTCAAACGGGGTGCCCGCGCCGTATTTGTAAGTCAGTTGTTGGGTTTGGATGATGGGCAACGCGATCCCTCCAGCAGGCCGGCGAGCGCGTCGGCCAGTTCGTTGACGGTGAGGATGCCATCGGGCAGACGCAGCCCGCATTTGTCGAGCTCCCAGGCGAGCTCGGCGGCCTGCGGCACGTCCAGCCCGATGGACTTGAGCAGTGTGACGTTGCCGAACACCTCTTTGGGCGTTCCGGAAAGCAAAATGCCGCCGTGTTCCATCACCACCACGCGGTCTGCCTGCACGGCTTCGTCCATGAAATGGGTAATGAGCACCACCGTTACGCCGCGGGCGTGCAGGTCCAGTAACGTGGAGAGCACCTCTTTGCGGCCGCGCGGGTCGAGCATGGCGGTGGGTTCGTCGAGCACGATGCAGTCGGGCCGCATGGCCAGTACGCCCGCGATGGCTACCCGCTGCTTCTGCCCGCCGGAAAGGCGGTGCGGTGCGTGCTTGCGGTAGTCGTACATCCCCACGGTTTTGAGCGCATCATCTACCCGGCGGCGGATCTCCGGCGTGGGTATGCCCATGTTTTCCAGCGCAAAGGCCACGTCTTCTTCCACAATGGTGGCCACGATCTGGTTATCCGGGTTCTGGAACACCATGCCCACATGCCGGCGGATGTCGTACAGGCGGTCTTCGTCCCGCGTGTCGATGCCCATGGCGCGCACGGCGCCGCTCTCGGGCAGCAAAATGGCGTTGAAATGCTTGGCAAGGGTGGATTTTCCAGACCCGTTGTGTCCCAGTATCGCCAGGAATTCGCCCTTAGGCACCCGCAGGCTGACGTCGCGCAGCGCCTGCACGCGGGTGACTTCGTCTATCGGATAGGAATAGGAAATGTGTTCGATATCAAGAATGTGTTCCACGCGGTTTCACCGCCTTTCCGCCGGATCGCAGGTCATTTACGCAAAAGAGAGCAGCGCGGTGGCGCCGCAGGGAAGCGCCAGCCCGGTTTCCTTGACCGGCAGGCCGATCTCATCGGCCTCCAGCCGCCCGCCGCGTCCCTTGGCGGCCGTGACGCCCAACATGTAGGCCATCACCGAGGGGGACAACCCGGTTGTGTAGGAGTTGAGCAGAAAAAAGAGGGGCTTGTCCGAAAGCAGGCCCGCCGCCTGTTCCAGCAGGTCGAACAGCGTTTCTTCCAGCTTCCACACCTCGCCGCCCGGTCCGCGTCCGTAGGAGGGCGGGTCCATCAGGATGGCGTCGTACCGGTTGCCGCGCCGCAACTCGCGCGCCACGAATTTGCCGCAGTCATCCACCAGATAGCGGATGGGTTTGTCCGCCAGGTCGGAGAGCGCGGCGTTTTCCTTGGCCCAGGCCACCATGCCTTTGGCCGCGTCCACATGCGTCACCTGCGCGCCCGCGGCGGCGCAGGCCACCGTGGCCCCGCCGGTGTAGGCAAACAGGTTGAGCACCTTGATGGGCCGCCCTGCGTTTCGGATGGTGTTTTGCATCCAGTCCCAGTTCACCGCCTGCTCCGGGAACAGGCCGGTGTGCTTGAAGCCCATCGGCTTGAGCAGGAAACGCAGGCTGCCATAAGCGATCTGCCACTGGTCGGGCAGCTTGGCCTCCCAGTGCCCGCCTCCCGCCTTGGAGCGGAAATAGTGCCCGTCGGCGTGGCGCCATGCCTCGCCGCGCGGCGTCTGCCAGATCACCTGCGGGTCGGGGCGGATGAGGGTATACTTCCCCCAGCGTTCCAGCTTTTCCCCGTCCGAGGCGTCGAGCACCGTATAGTCTTTCCAGCCGTCGGCCAGCCGCATGCCACTCAGGCCCCCATCCGGGTTTTGACCACGTCGGCGATGCCACCGGCCAGTTTTTCGATGGTGGTGATGTCTTTGCCTTCCACCATCACGCGGATGAGCGGCTCGGTGCCGGAGGCGCGCACCAGCACGCGGCCGTCGCCCGCCAGCATTTCCTCCGCCTGTTTCACCGCCGCGCAGATGGCCGTGTCCCCGGGCAGGCGGGTCTTGCCTTCCGAGCAGACACGCACGTTCACCATCACCTGCGGATAGGTTTGCATGACGGACGCCAGTTCGGACGCCCTGCATCCCGCGCTCTTGAGCGCGCTGATGAGCCGGACGGCGGTCAGCTCGCCGTCGCCGGTGGTGGCGTCGTGCAGGAAAATGATGTGGCCGGACTGTTCGCCGCCCACGGCGTAGCCGTTCTGCCGCATGGCTTCCAGCACATAGCGGTCGCCCACCTTGGTGGTCTGGACATGGATGCCGTTGGTTTCCGCAAACCGGAAAAAGCCGAGATTGGAGAGCACGGTGACTACCGCCGTGTTTTCCGGCAAAATGCCGCGCAGCTTCATGTCGTTGGCAAAGATGGCGATGAGCTTGTCGCCGTCGATGACCGCGCCGGTCTCATCCACCGCCAGGCAGCGGTCGGCGTCGCCGTCGAACGCCACGCCGAGGTCGCAGCGGTTTTCCACCACAAAGCCCCGCAGTTGTTCCAGATGAGTGGAGCCGCAGTGGTCGTTGATATTTGTTCCGTCCGGATTGGCGCTGAGAATATCGCATTCCGCGCCCAGCGCCGCAAACAGCAGCGGGGCGGTCACGCTGGCGGCGCCGTTGGCGCAGTCCACCGCGATGCGCAGGCCGGAAAAATCGGTTTCCGCCAGCCCGAGCAGATGGCGCACGTAATCTCCGACCGCTTCCTTGGAGCGGGAGAGCCGCCCGATGTCGTTGCCGGTCTTCACGGGCGGCTTTGCGGCGCCGTCGAGCAAAATGGCCTCGATTTTTTCTTCCAGCGCGTCCGAAAGTTTATAGCCTTCGCCGTTGAACAGCTTGATGCCGTTATATTCCATGGGATTGTGCGAAGCGGAGATCACAGCGCCCGCGTCGGCGCCGTATTGCTGCACCAGATAGGCCACGGCGGGGGTAGGCACCACGCCGAGCAGCACCACGTCCGCCCCAACGGAGCAGAAGCCAGCCGCCAGCGCGCTTTCAAGCATGTCGGCGGAAACGCGCGTGTCGGTGCCGATGAGGATGCGCGGCCGATGCTGCACGGCCTCGGTGAGCACCATGGCCGCCGCGCGCCCGAGGTTCATGGCAAGCGCGCAGTCCAGTTCCGTGCCCGCAACGCCGCGCACGCCGTCTGTCCCAAAAAGTCTGCCCATGTATTCTGTACCGCCTTTCAAGCAATCAGAAGGATGCGGGAACCAGCGCCCGCATGTCGTGTTTGTTTTTTCTGTTTTGTATGCATCTGTCTGTGTTATGGGAAAATGGATCGAAAAAATCCGGTATATAAGTGCTTTTTTATAAAAAAGACTGCTGTTCGCATTCCGGCGGCGGGGACTGCGGCGGCGTAAGGCCCAGATGGGCATAGGCCGCGGCGGTGGCCATCCGCCCGCGCGGGGTGCGCATGAGGAAACCGACCTGCATCAGGTAGGGCTCGCAGACGTCTTCGAGCGTGACGGCTTCTTCGCCCATGGCGGCCGCCAGCGTTTCGATGCCGGCGGGTCCGCCTCCGTAATGGCGGATGAGCATGCCGAGCATCCGGCGGTCGGTCGCGTCCAGCCCCAGCTTGTCGATCTCCAGCCGGTCGAGCGCGCGCCCGGCCGTTTCCTGTGTGATGACCCCGCTGCCTATCACCTGCGCGAAGTCGCGCACACGGCGCAGCAGGCGGTTGGCCACGCGCGGCGTGCCGCGCGCCCGCCCGGCGATCTCCATTGCGCCGCCCGGCTCGCAGTCGATCTGCAAAATGCCCGCGCTGCGGGTGATGATGCCGCAGAGTTCTTCTTTGGTGTAGAGTTCCAGCCGCATCAGCACGCCGAACCGGTCGCGCAGCGGGGAAGTGAGCTGCCCCGCGCGGGTGGTCGCGCCGATGAGGGTGAAGCGCGGCAGATCGAGCCGGATGGAACGCGCGCTCGGCCCCTTGCCCAGGATGATGTCCAGCGCGTAATCCTCCATGGCGGGGTAGAGAACTTCCTCCACGCTGCGCGAGAGGCGGTGCACTTCGTCGATGAAGAGGATGTCGTGTGGGGCGAGGTTGGTGAGCAGCGCCGCCAGATCGCCCTGCTTTTCAATGGCCGGGCCGGAGGTGACGCGCAGGTTCACGCCCATCTCGTTGGCGATCACGCCCGCAAGGGTGGTCTTGCCCAGACCGGGCGGGCCGTAGAGCAGCACGTGGTCGAGCGCCTCGCCGCGCTTTTTGGCCGCCTCGATGAAGATTTTCAGGTTTTCCTTTACCTTTTCCTGCCCGGTGTATTCCGCCAGCGTGCGGGGGCGCAGACTCTGTTCGGCATCGACGTCCTCGGCGGTGTAGTCCGGTGTGACGATGCGGTTTTCAAAATCCGATTCCATGTTTTATCCTTTATGGTTCTGGGGCCGGGCGGTGGTCATCTGCTTGCGAGCAGGCGCAACGCCTGGCGGATGATGTCCTCGACGGACTGTGCGGGGTCGCAGCGGTTCACCGCGCCCTGCGCTTCGGTACCGGAATAGCCAAGCACCACCAGCGCGCTTACGGCTTCCGCCGCGCTGCCGCCGGAAACGGCGGGCACGGGTGTGCCGCCGGTAAAGTTCGCCGCGGCCTGTTCGCCGTTGATTTTATCTTTCAGTTCCAGCACGATGCGTTGCGCGATTTTGCTGCCGATGCCGGGCGCGCGCGTGAGCGCCTTGGCGTCGCCCGACGCGACGGAAAAGGCGAACTGCGCGGGTGTCGTCCCGGAGAGGATGGAGAGCGCCGCCTTCGGGCCCACGCCGGAGACCCCGATGAGCATGCGGAAGCAGTGCAGTTCTTCCTCGCTGCCAAACCCGTAAAGGTCGAGCGCATCCTCCCGCACGTTCAGGTGGGTGTAGAGGAAAGCTTCCTCGCCCGGCGGCGGCAGCGCACCGAGCGTGTTGGCGGTGGTCAGGCATTTAAAGCCCACCCCGCCGCAGCTGATGACGGCCATGCCCGGTCCGGTATGGGTGAGCGTGCCTTTGAGGCTGTATATCATGTGGTTTTCACCGTCCCTGCCGATAGAGTGCGCCCAGGCGCGAACCGGCGCTGTTGGCGTGGCAGATGGCGATGGCCAGTGCGTCGGCGGTGTCGTCGGGCTTTGGCACCTCGCGCAGCCCGAGCAGCATGCGCGTCAGCTCCATCACCTGCGCTTTTTCCGCACGGCCATAGCCCACCACCGCCTGCTTCACCTGCGAGGGCGTGTATTCCGCCACCCGCACGCCGGCCTGCTCGGCCGCGAGCAGGATCACGCCGCGCGCCTCCGCCACCGCGATGCCCGTGGTGGTGTTGGTGTTGAAAAACAGTTCTTCCACGGCTACCGCGTCCGGTCGGCAAACGCGGAAGAGCTCCCGCATGCCGTCGTAGATCTGCGCCAGCCGCGCGGGAAAGGGGGTGTTCGCTTCGGTGCGGATGGCGCCGTATTCCAACACCGTATAGCGGTTCTGCGCATAGCGCACCGCGCCGTAGCCTATAATGGCATAACCGGGGTCTATCCCCAAAACGACCATATCGACCTCCGCGCCATTTTTGCCCGGAATCCGGGCCGTCTTTTGTGATATTCGCGCTTATTATAGCATATGCCGCGCGGCCGGGCAAGCGCAACCGCGATTTCCGGCAGCATCGTCTTGCAGAACAGCAGTTGAAAGCGCCCGTGTGTTGGGCTATAATACAACAGGCAACAGGAGCACTGTTCTCCGCTAAATGGACGATCCGTTTTCTGTCCTGCTGCGTTTTCGTCGTCGTCGGGCAGCAGCCCGCTCTTCGCATCATCCTTGCAGGGCGCAAAATTTGCTTGCAAATCGTATCGTCTCTTCAATGGGAGAACAGTATAAACGGTTGCCGTAGGATTTGTTCACAGCGAAAGGCGGGAGTCAGAGTATGGAAAAAGCGCAGATCGAAGCGTACTTCGCGGCCCACAAACAGGAGCTGCTTGACGATATCTGCCGCGTGGTGCGGATCAAGAGCGACAAAGGCGAGTCCGAACCCGGCAAACCGTTTGGCGCGGGGCCGGCGGCGGCGCTGGCGGAAGTGCTCCGTATAGCGGAGAACATGGGCTTTCGCACCCAAAACTACGACAACTATGTTGGCACGGTGGATGCAAACGACAAGGAGCCCCAGCTCAACATCCTCGCGCACCTCGACGTGGTGCCTGCCGGGAACGGCTGGACGGTGACGCAGCCGTTCGAGCCGGTGGAGCGGGACGGTCGGCTCTACGGGCGCGGCACGGCGGACGACAAAGGCCCGGCCATCGCGGCGCTCTATGCGCTCAAGGCGGTCAAGGATCTCGGCGTGCCTTTGCAAAAAAACGTGCGGCTCATCGTCGGCACCGATGAAGAGTGCGGCAGCTCGGACATCGCGTATTATTATAGTAAGGAAAAAGAAAGCCCCATGACCTTTTCGCCGGATGCGTCCTTTCCGGTCATCAATGTGGAAAAGGCGCGGCTGGAAGGGGAACTGACCGCGCGGTTCACACCGTCGGAAATGCTGCCGCGCGTAAGGCGGGCGGATGCGGGCGTCAAAGCAAACGTGGTGCATGACGCCGCCTGTGCGCTGGTGGAGGGTCTTACGGCGGAGGCGCTGGCACCCTACCTGCAGCAGGCGGAGGAACGCACCGGTGCGCATTTTGCCGCCGCCCCGGCCGAAAACGGCGCGGAGATCACGGCAAAAGGCAAGGCCGCGCATGCCTCCACGCCGGAGCAGGGCAACAATGCCCTCACCGCGCTGCTCACCCTGCTGGCCGCTCTGCCGCTGGCACAGAGCGACGGCGCGGCCAAATTGCGCGCGCTGGCACGGCTTTTCCCGCACGGTGACACGACGGGCAGCGCGGCGGGCGTGGCCATGCGGGACGATGTTTCCGGTCCGCTCACCATCAGTTTGAACATGCTGCATGTGGATGAAACGGGTATCTCCGGCGTGTTCGACTGCCGGGCGCCTGTCTGCGCCACCGAAGACAATCTGCAAAACGTGCTGGCACGCCGGTTGGAAGAAGCCGGGTTTGCGCTGGAACCGCACTTCAGCCCCGCGCACCATGTGCCGGGGGACACGCCGTTCGTGCGCACGCTGCTCAAATGCTACGAGCAGTATACCGGCCGCAAAGGGGAATGCCTGTATACCGGTGGAGGCACCTATGTGCATTCTTTGAAAAACGGCGTGGCGTTCGGCTGTTCCCTGCCCGAAACAGACAACCGCATGCACGGCGCGGACGAATTCGCCGTGGTGGACGAGCTGCTTCTTGCGGGGCAGATATTCACGCAGGCCATCATCGACCTTTGCGGGGCGTGACGGTTACTCTTTTTCGGGATACCGCCGCTGCACACCGTACTGATAAGGAACCAAACAAACGATGGAGTTTTACGAACAGGTCGAACAAAGCATCCGGAAGAAATACCGCAGGGAGATCTGGCTGCGGTTCATTCAGAGCATCAAGGACTACGAGTTGATCAAAGCAGGGGACCGCATTGCCGTCTGTATTTCGGGCGGTAAGGATTCGATGTGCATGGCCAAATGCTTTCAGCAGCTTGTGCCGCACAGCGAGGTGCCGTTCACCGCGGAGTATCTGGTGATGGACCCCGGCTACAACGCCGCCAACCGCCGGCGTATCCTGGATAACGCCGAGGCGCTGCATGTCCCCATTCATCTTTTTGAAACGAAGATTTTCGATATCGTGGCGGATGTGGAGCATTCGCCCTGTTATCTCTGCGCGCGGATGCGGCGCGGCTATCTGTACAAAAAGGCGCAGGAGCTGGGCTGCAATAAGATTGCACTGGCGCACCATTTTGACGACGCCATTGAAACGGTGCTGCTGAGCATGCTCTACAGCGGCGAGATCAAGACCATGATGCCCAAGCTGCACAGCGCGCATTATCCGGGCATGGAGCTCATCCGGCCGATGTATCTGGTGCGGGAAGCCGACATCATCGCATGGCGGCAGTACAATGGGCTGCAATTCATTCAGTGTGCCTGCCGCTTCACCGAAAACTGCGCGCTGAGCGACGGCGGCGGTTCCAAACGGCTGGAGATGAAGAAACTTATCCGGACATTCCGGCAGGCCAGCCCGCCCATCGACATGAATATTTTCCGCAGTGTGCACAATGTGGATCTGGGCGCGGTGATTGGCTGGCGGAAGCACGGGGAGCGGCACAGCTTTCTGGACGATTACGACGCATGAGCGTTTCCGGGCAAGAACAAGCGGCATCCGAACCAAAACGGATGCCGCTGTTTGTTTTTCGTATATCAAATACAGATAAAATCAAATATCCGCATCGTCGTCGATCGAGATGCATCCTTGCGGGAACTCCGGCGAGCAACAGACCTCGTTGGGGATGATATAGTCCTCGTCGGAACCCTCTGCCGTGTTGATCTCGAACCTAATG
Proteins encoded in this region:
- a CDS encoding energy-coupling factor transporter transmembrane component T family protein — its product is MIRDITIGQFFPGESVVHRMDPRMKTLLALLYMAALFTAATPAGLAVAAAFILLVAVLAHIPMRMLLSGIRPLLFVILLAGVVNIFYVPGHALAHVWIFTITREGIATAVFMSVRVIFLIIGASMLTYTTSPIMLTDGLDVLLSPLAKLKLPVHELSMMMTIALRFIPTLTEETDKIMQAQKARGADFESGNLLRRVKALLPILIPLFVSAFRRADELALAMDCRCYQGGQGRTRLHVLRFAPRDYLAAASVVLLFAFVLALNFVLPHVI
- a CDS encoding energy-coupling factor transporter ATPase; its protein translation is MPIIQTQQLTYKYGAGTPFEQIALDHVDLSIEEGEFVGVIGHTGSGKSTLLQHFNGLLKPGSGRVLIDGNDIWAKNADKRALRFLVGLVFQYPEYQLFEETVYKDIAFGPHNMGLSDTEIDERVREAADFVGVEPDWLDKSPFALSGGQKRRVAIAGVLAMRPKVLILDEPAAGLDPRGRESILARIRDYQRTQGNTVLLVSHSMEDIARLATRVLVMDKGKALLYDTVPATFARSRELLEMGLDVPQITRVFLRLKEMGFSVHDTVYTIEQGKDEILRVLKEAGR
- a CDS encoding energy-coupling factor transporter ATPase; the protein is MEHILDIEHISYSYPIDEVTRVQALRDVSLRVPKGEFLAILGHNGSGKSTLAKHFNAILLPESGAVRAMGIDTRDEDRLYDIRRHVGMVFQNPDNQIVATIVEEDVAFALENMGIPTPEIRRRVDDALKTVGMYDYRKHAPHRLSGGQKQRVAIAGVLAMRPDCIVLDEPTAMLDPRGRKEVLSTLLDLHARGVTVVLITHFMDEAVQADRVVVMEHGGILLSGTPKEVFGNVTLLKSIGLDVPQAAELAWELDKCGLRLPDGILTVNELADALAGLLEGSRCPSSKPNN
- a CDS encoding class I SAM-dependent methyltransferase: MRLADGWKDYTVLDASDGEKLERWGKYTLIRPDPQVIWQTPRGEAWRHADGHYFRSKAGGGHWEAKLPDQWQIAYGSLRFLLKPMGFKHTGLFPEQAVNWDWMQNTIRNAGRPIKVLNLFAYTGGATVACAAAGAQVTHVDAAKGMVAWAKENAALSDLADKPIRYLVDDCGKFVARELRRGNRYDAILMDPPSYGRGPGGEVWKLEETLFDLLEQAAGLLSDKPLFFLLNSYTTGLSPSVMAYMLGVTAAKGRGGRLEADEIGLPVKETGLALPCGATALLSFA
- the glmM gene encoding phosphoglucosamine mutase — protein: MGRLFGTDGVRGVAGTELDCALAMNLGRAAAMVLTEAVQHRPRILIGTDTRVSADMLESALAAGFCSVGADVVLLGVVPTPAVAYLVQQYGADAGAVISASHNPMEYNGIKLFNGEGYKLSDALEEKIEAILLDGAAKPPVKTGNDIGRLSRSKEAVGDYVRHLLGLAETDFSGLRIAVDCANGAASVTAPLLFAALGAECDILSANPDGTNINDHCGSTHLEQLRGFVVENRCDLGVAFDGDADRCLAVDETGAVIDGDKLIAIFANDMKLRGILPENTAVVTVLSNLGFFRFAETNGIHVQTTKVGDRYVLEAMRQNGYAVGGEQSGHIIFLHDATTGDGELTAVRLISALKSAGCRASELASVMQTYPQVMVNVRVCSEGKTRLPGDTAICAAVKQAEEMLAGDGRVLVRASGTEPLIRVMVEGKDITTIEKLAGGIADVVKTRMGA
- the ruvB gene encoding Holliday junction branch migration DNA helicase RuvB, which gives rise to MESDFENRIVTPDYTAEDVDAEQSLRPRTLAEYTGQEKVKENLKIFIEAAKKRGEALDHVLLYGPPGLGKTTLAGVIANEMGVNLRVTSGPAIEKQGDLAALLTNLAPHDILFIDEVHRLSRSVEEVLYPAMEDYALDIILGKGPSARSIRLDLPRFTLIGATTRAGQLTSPLRDRFGVLMRLELYTKEELCGIITRSAGILQIDCEPGGAMEIAGRARGTPRVANRLLRRVRDFAQVIGSGVITQETAGRALDRLEIDKLGLDATDRRMLGMLIRHYGGGPAGIETLAAAMGEEAVTLEDVCEPYLMQVGFLMRTPRGRMATAAAYAHLGLTPPQSPPPECEQQSFL
- the ruvA gene encoding Holliday junction branch migration protein RuvA, whose protein sequence is MIYSLKGTLTHTGPGMAVISCGGVGFKCLTTANTLGALPPPGEEAFLYTHLNVREDALDLYGFGSEEELHCFRMLIGVSGVGPKAALSILSGTTPAQFAFSVASGDAKALTRAPGIGSKIAQRIVLELKDKINGEQAAANFTGGTPVPAVSGGSAAEAVSALVVLGYSGTEAQGAVNRCDPAQSVEDIIRQALRLLASR
- the ruvC gene encoding crossover junction endodeoxyribonuclease RuvC, giving the protein MVVLGIDPGYAIIGYGAVRYAQNRYTVLEYGAIRTEANTPFPARLAQIYDGMRELFRVCRPDAVAVEELFFNTNTTTGIAVAEARGVILLAAEQAGVRVAEYTPSQVKQAVVGYGRAEKAQVMELTRMLLGLREVPKPDDTADALAIAICHANSAGSRLGALYRQGR
- a CDS encoding Sapep family Mn(2+)-dependent dipeptidase, translating into MEKAQIEAYFAAHKQELLDDICRVVRIKSDKGESEPGKPFGAGPAAALAEVLRIAENMGFRTQNYDNYVGTVDANDKEPQLNILAHLDVVPAGNGWTVTQPFEPVERDGRLYGRGTADDKGPAIAALYALKAVKDLGVPLQKNVRLIVGTDEECGSSDIAYYYSKEKESPMTFSPDASFPVINVEKARLEGELTARFTPSEMLPRVRRADAGVKANVVHDAACALVEGLTAEALAPYLQQAEERTGAHFAAAPAENGAEITAKGKAAHASTPEQGNNALTALLTLLAALPLAQSDGAAKLRALARLFPHGDTTGSAAGVAMRDDVSGPLTISLNMLHVDETGISGVFDCRAPVCATEDNLQNVLARRLEEAGFALEPHFSPAHHVPGDTPFVRTLLKCYEQYTGRKGECLYTGGGTYVHSLKNGVAFGCSLPETDNRMHGADEFAVVDELLLAGQIFTQAIIDLCGA
- a CDS encoding tRNA 2-thiocytidine(32) synthetase TtcA, producing the protein MEFYEQVEQSIRKKYRREIWLRFIQSIKDYELIKAGDRIAVCISGGKDSMCMAKCFQQLVPHSEVPFTAEYLVMDPGYNAANRRRILDNAEALHVPIHLFETKIFDIVADVEHSPCYLCARMRRGYLYKKAQELGCNKIALAHHFDDAIETVLLSMLYSGEIKTMMPKLHSAHYPGMELIRPMYLVREADIIAWRQYNGLQFIQCACRFTENCALSDGGGSKRLEMKKLIRTFRQASPPIDMNIFRSVHNVDLGAVIGWRKHGERHSFLDDYDA